One Kribbella sp. NBC_00662 genomic region harbors:
- a CDS encoding Type 1 glutamine amidotransferase-like domain-containing protein, translated as MKLLLTSGGVTNESIREALAELLGKPISESRALYIPTAQWGHPMLGPYSVRSAVAGEPPFHRMTSLGWATLGVLELTALPSIGEERWVPWVREADVLLVDGGDAAYLNHWIRESGLAEVISSLPETVWVGLSAGSMVMAPRIGHDFVKWPSAPDDRTLGVVDFSIYPHLDHEQMSSNTMADAERWAADIAGPAYAIDDETAIKVTDGTVEIISEGQWKAFPG; from the coding sequence GTGAAGCTGCTGCTCACCTCCGGAGGCGTCACGAACGAGAGCATCCGTGAGGCGCTGGCCGAGTTGCTGGGCAAGCCGATCTCGGAGTCCCGTGCGCTCTACATCCCCACGGCGCAGTGGGGCCACCCGATGCTCGGGCCCTACTCGGTGCGAAGCGCCGTCGCCGGAGAGCCTCCGTTTCACAGGATGACCAGCCTGGGCTGGGCGACCTTGGGCGTCTTGGAGCTCACCGCGCTGCCCAGCATCGGGGAGGAGCGGTGGGTGCCGTGGGTCCGAGAGGCCGACGTGCTCCTGGTGGACGGCGGCGATGCGGCGTACCTGAATCACTGGATCCGGGAGTCAGGGCTGGCGGAGGTCATCTCGTCGCTGCCAGAGACGGTCTGGGTGGGGCTCAGTGCAGGCAGCATGGTGATGGCACCGCGGATCGGCCACGACTTCGTCAAGTGGCCTTCTGCGCCGGACGATCGCACGCTCGGAGTCGTCGACTTCTCGATCTACCCGCACCTGGACCACGAGCAAATGTCGAGCAACACCATGGCCGACGCCGAGAGGTGGGCCGCCGACATCGCAGGTCCGGCGTACGCGATCGACGACGAGACCGCGATCAAAGTAACTGATGGCACCGTCGAGATCATCTCCGAAGGGCAGTGGAAGGCCTTCCCCGGATAG
- a CDS encoding helix-turn-helix domain-containing protein: MTDILDTRSVPAADRAEVVRETIGSRKVRVEIDFPAEAGPAAAYGAISQLGQLTVCSVRSNAVSVERTPTLARDELPPSIFLGLQLAGSSLVVQGGREAVLKPRDLVIYDSTAPYTLVDTDGIRQHFFRIPIAALGLPHDAIRQICATTLSPGHPISDLVATYLYRLASHPDVHTHPAADAVSHPSVELVRALITTHLDAAALEKEPPDATLRLRILEYVRARLGDPGLHAGQIAAEHHISVRHLYKVLAAGGISLGDWIRNQRLERCREDLARPGLRSLTIATVARRWGFTDPSSFGRLFRATYGLSPSEWRTLGDRDPVGATGVPTLIPPPE; the protein is encoded by the coding sequence ATGACAGACATTCTCGATACGCGCAGCGTGCCTGCCGCCGATCGCGCCGAGGTGGTGCGGGAGACGATTGGCAGCAGGAAGGTCCGGGTCGAGATCGATTTCCCAGCCGAGGCTGGGCCTGCGGCTGCGTACGGCGCCATCAGTCAGCTCGGACAACTGACGGTGTGTTCGGTCCGCTCGAACGCCGTCAGTGTGGAGCGGACCCCGACCCTGGCCCGGGACGAGCTTCCACCGAGCATCTTTCTCGGTCTTCAACTGGCCGGTTCGAGCCTGGTCGTCCAGGGTGGCCGGGAGGCGGTCCTCAAACCACGCGATCTGGTCATCTACGACTCGACCGCGCCGTACACGCTGGTCGATACCGACGGCATCCGCCAGCACTTCTTCCGGATCCCCATCGCCGCCCTGGGCCTGCCGCATGACGCGATCAGGCAGATCTGCGCCACGACTCTCAGCCCCGGGCATCCGATCTCCGATCTGGTCGCGACCTATCTGTATCGACTGGCAAGCCACCCGGACGTCCACACCCACCCGGCCGCTGACGCAGTCAGCCACCCGAGTGTCGAGCTGGTCCGTGCGCTCATCACCACCCACCTGGATGCCGCCGCACTGGAGAAGGAACCACCGGATGCGACACTGCGGTTGCGGATCCTGGAGTACGTCCGCGCCCGTCTGGGCGACCCAGGGCTGCACGCGGGCCAGATCGCCGCCGAGCACCACATCTCGGTGCGGCACCTTTACAAGGTCCTCGCCGCCGGCGGGATCTCGCTCGGTGACTGGATCCGCAACCAGCGCCTGGAGCGATGCCGCGAAGACCTCGCCCGGCCCGGCTTGCGATCGTTGACGATAGCAACGGTCGCCCGGCGCTGGGGATTCACCGACCCATCCAGCTTCGGCCGCCTCTTCCGCGCTACCTATGGCCTCTCACCCAGCGAGTGGCGAACCCTGGGAGACCGTGATCCGGTAGGCGCCACCGGTGTCCCGACCCTGATCCCACCCCCGGAGTAG
- a CDS encoding winged helix-turn-helix transcriptional regulator, which yields MTDLLSHRETWSMANCSVAASIDVVGTRSAILILREAIFGTRRFEDFVRRVGIGEPAAAARLKELTAAGLLERVPYQEPGQRTRHEYQLTAKGMDFQPVVYALLQWGSKWETDEAGPPLRATHRDCGAAVGVRIRCDAGHDVEPDDVAIEPGPGLITLS from the coding sequence ATGACAGATCTGCTCAGCCACCGGGAGACCTGGTCGATGGCGAACTGCTCGGTCGCCGCCTCGATCGACGTCGTCGGCACGCGTTCGGCGATCCTGATCCTGCGGGAGGCGATCTTCGGCACCCGCCGATTCGAGGATTTCGTCCGGCGGGTCGGGATCGGTGAGCCCGCGGCGGCAGCCCGGCTCAAGGAACTGACCGCCGCCGGTCTGCTGGAGCGGGTGCCTTACCAGGAGCCCGGTCAGCGGACCCGGCACGAATACCAACTGACTGCCAAGGGAATGGACTTCCAACCCGTCGTCTATGCCCTGCTCCAATGGGGTTCGAAATGGGAGACCGACGAGGCGGGCCCGCCCTTGCGTGCGACCCACCGGGACTGCGGCGCGGCCGTCGGAGTCCGCATCCGCTGCGACGCGGGCCACGACGTGGAACCAGATGATGTCGCGATCGAGCCAGGTCCGGGATTGATCACACTTTCCTGA
- a CDS encoding helix-turn-helix domain-containing protein — protein MIQIVDSRTIAAGMRVESMHAVAARIIPVELEFPEPGPVVRGTLADIGALRISSIRSNVIKVERTPLLARDDLAPSLMLGLQISGSSLVVQDGREAVVRPGDLVVYSSTSPYTLVDSDGYRQHQFRIPLEMLALPRDVVRQVTATRLSPGHPVADLAAGYFRHLAGRPGAFADAGADAVSQPSMELVRAVIRTHLDVTSAATRESLEATLQLRILEYVRAHLGDPSLNAARIAAEHHISRRRLYTVLAAGGISLGEWIRSGRLKACRDELGSGLSQHVTIASVAQRWGFRDPSSFGRLFRAEYGLSPRQWRQTATKARPALASDPTPARP, from the coding sequence GTGATCCAGATTGTCGACTCGCGCACGATTGCGGCGGGCATGCGGGTCGAGTCCATGCATGCAGTGGCGGCCAGGATCATTCCGGTGGAGCTGGAATTCCCGGAGCCGGGCCCCGTCGTACGAGGGACGCTGGCCGACATTGGTGCGCTGCGGATCTCCTCGATCCGATCCAATGTCATCAAGGTTGAGCGCACCCCGCTCCTGGCGCGCGACGATCTGGCACCCAGCCTGATGCTCGGTTTGCAGATCAGCGGATCCAGCCTCGTCGTTCAAGATGGCCGCGAAGCCGTTGTACGCCCCGGGGACCTTGTGGTGTACAGCTCGACATCTCCATACACACTGGTCGACTCCGACGGTTACCGACAACACCAGTTCCGCATCCCGTTGGAGATGCTGGCCCTGCCGAGGGATGTCGTACGGCAGGTGACGGCGACGCGGCTGAGCCCCGGGCATCCGGTTGCAGACCTGGCCGCAGGCTACTTCCGGCATCTCGCAGGCCGGCCGGGAGCGTTCGCGGACGCCGGGGCCGACGCCGTCAGCCAGCCGTCCATGGAACTCGTCCGGGCAGTGATCCGCACGCATCTCGACGTCACCTCGGCGGCGACCAGGGAATCATTGGAAGCCACGTTGCAGCTGCGGATCCTGGAGTATGTGCGTGCGCACCTGGGTGATCCGAGCCTCAACGCGGCTCGAATCGCTGCTGAGCACCACATCTCCCGCCGCCGGCTGTACACCGTCCTCGCCGCCGGCGGCATCTCCCTCGGTGAGTGGATCCGCAGCGGCCGATTGAAGGCGTGCCGAGATGAGCTCGGCAGTGGCCTGTCCCAGCACGTCACCATCGCCTCCGTGGCCCAACGCTGGGGATTTCGCGACCCATCGAGCTTCGGGCGCCTCTTCCGCGCCGAGTACGGACTCTCACCACGGCAGTGGCGTCAGACCGCGACCAAGGCGCGACCTGCCCTGGCGAGCGACCCCACTCCAGCACGTCCGTGA